The Camelus dromedarius isolate mCamDro1 chromosome 8, mCamDro1.pat, whole genome shotgun sequence genome includes a window with the following:
- the LOC135321890 gene encoding LOW QUALITY PROTEIN: ragulator complex protein LAMTOR4-like (The sequence of the model RefSeq protein was modified relative to this genomic sequence to represent the inferred CDS: inserted 1 base in 1 codon) has protein sequence MPSALTRGLERILDQLPYLVLSDGAMLVTPGDQENDQQTASTISEQVSATCGFHSTTGXIPFKLLSVVFGEHTLLVTMSGQRVFELRPGAH, from the exons ATGCCTTCTGCCCTGACCCGGGGGCTGGAGCGAATCCTAGACCAGCTCCCTTACCTGGTGCTGAGTGATGGTGCGATGCTGGTGACACCTGGGGATCAAGAGAATGACCAGCAGACGGCCAGCACCATCTCTGAGCAGGTCAGCGCCACCTGTGGTTTCCACAGCACCACAG ACATACCCTTCAAGCTCCTGTCGGTGGTCTTTGGAGAACACACTTTGCTGGTGACCATGTCAGGCCAGAGAGTGTTTGAACTGAGGCCAGGAGCCCACTGA